TATCCCGGAGGCTGCCCGCCAGCGCGACGTGGCGTACATCGACGACCTCGAAACCGCCGAGGACGGCGACGTCTACGAGGTCGGCGAGGCCAGCGTCGAGACGATCCACACGCCGGGTCACACCAGCGGCATGACCTCCTATCTGCTGGGCGAGAGCCTGCTGGCGACTGGTGACGGCCTCTTCATCGAGAGCGTCGCTCGCCCGGACCTCGAAGAGGGCGACGAGGGTGCCCCCGACGCCGCGCGTCAGCTCTACGAGACGCTCCAGACGAAGGTCCTGACGCTCGACGACGACGTTCTCGTGGGCGGCGCACACTTCAGCGACGCCGCCGTTCCCGCCGACGACGGTACTTACACCGCCCCGATCGGCCAGCTCGAAGCCGAGATGGACGCGCTCACGATGGACGAACAGGAGTTCGTCGACCTCGTGCTCTCGGATATGCCGCCGCGGCCGGCCAACTACGAGGACATCATCGCGACGAACCTCGGTCAGCAGACGGCAGACGACGAGGAAGCCTTCGAACTCGAACTCGGCCCGAACAACTGCGCGGCCAGCCAGGACGCCCTCACCGGCGACTAAACCGACACCTGTTTTGTCGAGTATCGTCCACAGTACTGATACCAGTGAACAGGATTCACAGTTCTACGCCGCAGCCGTGGGGACAGCATGAGCGACGATGAGGCTCCGTCCGGCGACGACTCGGACGACGTCGAGCCAAGCCGCGGCTCCGACCGCGCCCGCGAATCGGAGCGGGACACACCGGGCCGCGCCGAACCGCTCGATCCTCGCGTCGGCGAGGGCCTGCTGGACCGTGACATGGGACCGAGCGGGGCCATGGCGCACCTCTACCGTGGCGAGATCCACCGGATGAAGCTGTGGCGCGAGCGACTGGACAAGACTACCAACTGGGCGGTCCTGTTGATCGCGGCCGTGCTGACGTGGGCGTTCTCCAGCGAGGCCAATCCCCATTACGTGATCCTCGTCGGCCACGCCGCGGTCGTGATGTTCCTGTTCATCGAGGCGCGGCGCTACCGGGCCTACGACCTGTGGCGCTCACGCGTGCGAAAGCTGCAAGAACACGTCTGGGCCGTGGGGCTCGATCCCAATATCGACCTCGAAGAGTCCGACTGGCGCGAGGAACTGGCAGCGGACTACCGGCGACCGAAATTGAAGATCTCGACCGAGGAGGCCATCGCCCATCGGCTCCGGCGGGTCTACTTCCCGCTTTTCACCGTGCTGAACGGCGCGTGGCTCCTCCGAGTGACCGCCTTCGCGGGCACGGACTGGCCGGCGAGCGCGGCGGTCGGCACGATCCCCGGAACTCTCGTCACTGCAGTCGTCGCCGTGCTGTACGTCGGCGCACTGGTGATCTGCTGTCGACCACGGACCTGGCACACCCGAGGCGAACTGCTCGACGCGGATCTCAGACAGGACGGAGACTGAAACTGTCGGACAGCGTATTTTACGTCCGACGTGTCCGAGGACGACGGGAAAACAGTATATCCAGACTGACTCGACGGACGCCCGTTACGAACGTCTATACTGTGATCAGCGGACCCGTGACGGCGGCACCAGGAGGACGTTCGAGTTCGCCCGGGCGGTGACGTCCTCCGAGACGCTCCCGAGCAGGAGCCGCCGCATCGGACTCTTCCCGCGTGCCCCCAGGAGGATCGTCGTCGGCTCGAACTCGGCTTCGGCCGCCAGTATCTCGTCGGTCGCGACGCCTTCGCGAACCTGTGTGGTGGTCTCGATCCCGCGGGATCGCAGGTCGTCGCCGAGGTCGGTCAACCGTTCCTCGGCGTCGTCGACGCCGCCGCTCCCCGCCCGTCGCTTCGGCGGCGCGACGTGAACCAGGAGCGCCTCCTTCGTCGCGGTCTGGAGCCGGTCGAACTGTTCGAAGGCGTGCTCGGCGTTCTCCGAGAAGTCGGTCGCGTAGAGGATCCGCTGGAAGAGGTGTTCGTCGGCCACCTCGTGGTCGTCGTCGCGTTCCACGATCCGCTGGACCAGCAGCGGGCGGACGCTCGTCCGCGCGACGTTCCGTGCGGTCCCGCCGATCAACCGCTGTTCGAGCGGGCTCTGTCCCCGCGAGCCGACGATCACGAGATTCGCGTCGACGCGATCGGCCAGCCCGTTGATCCGCCGGTGTGGCGTCCCGCGCATCACGTGGGTCTCGACCGCGAATCCCTCGCGTTCGAGGAGGTCCCGCTGTCGTTCGAGGGCGGCCTCGGTCCGCTTGCCCACGTCACTCCCCGGCATTCCGGCCGTGACGTTCGGGCTCGTGACGGTGACGAGGTCGATCGTGTCGATCCCGTACCGTCCGAGACACTCCAGACAGGTTCGTGTCCCGATTGCCGTCTCGATCGCCTCCGACAGGTCGGTCGCGTACACTGCGCGCATGGGTCGACCTACGACGGCTGTCGTAATTAGTATTGTGGGTGTGGCACAATACAAACGACTTCGTCCGGCACCGTTGCGACTCGGCACGATGGAGTCGGGGAGAATGGGGTTGTTGAAGAGCGGAGTCGAGTGGGGGACTCGTCCCCGGTCCTCACTGCTCGCTGGTGGGGCGGGCGTGCTGGCTCACTTCCAGTCCCATCTCGCCACTGGTACCGAGCGTCACGACCACGTCCTCGACGGTGCGGACGTACTCGCTGCTGTGTTTCCCGGTGGTACAGATCCGCGTGCGCTCTTCGAGCAGCCCCGCGTCCGTTAGCAGTTCGAGTTTGCGGTACGTCGTCGAGAGCGGCAGGTCACAGGCGTCCGAGACTTCGTTCGCCGAGAGGGCGTCCCTGCTCGTCGCGTCGAGGATAGCACGGCAGTCCGCATCGTGGAGGGCATCGAGGACGCTCTGAATCCTGCCGGTTTCTTCGACGGTCGTCACGTCGGTCGAGGCGTTGTCGGCGAACTTCACGGACGAAACGGCGGTCGGTGACTGGCTCATACTACGTACAACACCACCGAGAGGGAGGAACTGACAGCCCCAGTATTCGGGAGGGTTTATATGCAGGCCGAACCGGTTCGTCTCACGTTCTTCCGAGACGGGGGTCAGAGCAGGTCGCCGAGCAGTTTCGTCTCGGCCGCCGAGAGGTGCTCCCGAAAGGTCGAGGGGTTGATGTCGAGTTCGTCGGCGATCTCCGTCGCGTTGGCCCGTCGCGGGTTCTCGAAGTAGCCCATCTCGTGGGCCGTCTCCAGCACCTCTAGTTGGCGGTCGGTGAGTTTGCTCCGGTCGACCAGTACGGAGTCGCGCCCGGTTTCACCGGCCGGGGCCCGAACGAACCGCTTGATGTCGACACCGGGAAACTGCTGGCGGAGTTCGCCCACCACGGCCTGTAACTCTTCGTAATCGGCCGCGTGAAACACGACCGTCAGGTGCCCCTCCCTGGCGACGTATCGGGTGACTGGACAGCCGAACTGTCCGAGACACGCGCAGGGACAGGACACTTCGTCGTCGTGGACGAGCCGGTACCGCCGTGTCGACCCGTGGGAAAACACCGTCGTGAGGTCACTCTCGGGTTCGAGTTCCTCGTCGATAGAGAACTCCGTCGTGCTTTCGGCGTCCGCTGATGGACGGACGCTGGTCGCCACCGAATCGACCGTCGCCCCTGCCTCGGTAGCGTGTTCGACGATCGGACAGATGTCGGGCGTAGAAAATTCGACTGTCGCTCTGATCCCGGACGACATCGGTGTGGACGCTTCCCCCGGGACTCACTTTAGTGTACAGGTCAGTTCGGTGGTCCCTCCAGCAACTTCGTTCCTGGAAACGCCGACGATCAGCTATTTCGACGGGCGACCAGATACGCGACGAGGAAGACGGCTCCCAGCCCACCTGCGACGACCGCGAACGGACCGTCCTGTACGGTCAGTATCGACGCGGTAATGGCCAGCGCGCCCGCGAGAACGGCGTATCCGAGTCGATCTCTCTGAGGGGCCCCGTTCGCCCGTTCGGTCCGCACGACGAGTTCACCGCGTTCGAGTCGGTCCAGCGTTCGGTCGAGTCGCGCTGGAAGACGCGTGAGCGCAGGGAGTGACCGCTGTGCATCTGTCCAGGCTTCCTCGACCATCCCTTCGAGTTCGCGTTCGATGAACCCCTGTTCGACGAGGAACTGCCGGATGACGACCAGAAAGTCGAACTCCGGGTCGAGTTGTCGACAGACGCCTTCACCGACGGTTCCGACCCGGATGAGCAACATCACGTCCGGCGGAATCCGGAACGGGAAATCCTGCAACATCGTCGTCAGTTCGGTTATGATCGCCCGCCAGGTGACCTCCGAACGACCCTCGAGATTCTCGATGACGAGTTCGAGCACCCGACCGACCTCCGCGCGGTCGACGCCGGGGTCGAGGACCTCCAGTGCGATCAGTGCGTCGACCAGTTCGTGGACGTCACGCCGGACGAGCGCCCGATAGAGGCCGATAATGTCCGTCTGAACCCGGTCAGAGAGCCGCTCGCTCATGCCGAAGTCGTATATCAACAGCCGCCCGTCGTCCGTGACGGCGAGGTTGCCCGGGTGCGGGTCCGCGTGAAACACACCGTCGACCAGCCCCATCTCCAGGTAGATCGTCGCGATCCGTTCGGCCAGTTCGTGTGGCGTCACGTCGACGCCCTCGAACGCGTCCTCGTCGGTTATCTTGCGCCCGGTCAGATAGTCCATCGCCAGGATCCGCTCGGAGGACAACTCCTCGTAGGTGGCCGGCACCACGACCCGATCGTCGTCGGCCAGATTGTTGCGGATGTCCTGCATCACCGCTCGCTCCCGGTCGAAATCCAGTTCGTCGACGATGATCTCTTCAAAGTCGTCGGCCGCGTTGCGAATCGAGAACTTCTGGCGCTCGTCGACGAAGACGCCGATCACCGGCACCAGCGCACGGACGACCTGGAGGTCGCGTTCGATTACCGATTTCAGCCCGGGGCGACGGACCTTCAGTGCGATCCGCTCCCCACGATACTCGACCGTGTAGACGTACGCGAGCGACCCGCCGGCGACGGTCTCGAGTGTCGAGAGGTCGAGTTCGTCCCCGAGTTCGGCTTCGACCACCGCACGCGGATCGCCACCAGCGTCCTCCGGGACCTCGTCCTGCAGCGTCCCGAACACGTCCGCGTAGGGAGGCGGGACGATGTCCGGCCGTGTCGAGAGGACCTGGCCAACCTTGACGAACGCCGGCCCGAGTTCGAGCATCGTATCGCGCATCCGTTCGGCCCGACGACGATGGGCACCCTCGTCGAGCCGTCTTTGCCCCCCGAACAGCAGGAACCGCCGTCGGTCACGGAGAAACGCGACGGCAAACGGGAGAAACCGGGCGACGACGAGGAGATACCGGCGGACGAACCCCGTCATCGGTGTCGCCCGTCCGTCTCGTCTCTGTATCGACAGTTCATAATTTCAGTTCGAATGTTTCATTCATATACCTGGCTGGGATTCGACTCGTCCGCGTGACCAACGACCGCGGTCGGAAGTGCGACCGAGACCTCACCGCATCTCCCCGAGGGAGACGAACGAGTCCTCGTCGGCGGTGATCCAGGTCGTCATCAACTCGACGCCGCTCACATTGGGCGGGTAGAGCGTACACTCGGCCGTCCCATCGCGTACGGGCACGATCTTCGCGGTGATCGACACGGATCGCGCCCCATCGCGTGCGGGTGTCGGGAGCGGTGCTTCGTCCGGAACGTCGTCGGTCTGGTGGTTGCCCATCGTGATACCCTCCGAGTCGGCGGCTTACTCGGAGTGTGGTCTCCCCACCGTATAACACCGCTCGGAAGTTCCCGCGAATCGAAAATTGTGTCGCTACCGGCCGATATCAGGCAGTATCCAGTGCCTCGTCGATGTTCACTTCCCGGCCGCTCAACTCCTCGGGGACGAGCTGATACAGCTGAATGTCGAGATCTTCCTTGGACTTCCCCCAGATCTCGAACAGCGGGCGTTTGGCGTCACCGTACTGTTCGACGTGTTCGATGGTCAACTCCGACCGGGGGATCTGTTCGAGTGTCCCGACTGCGACGACGCTCCTGTACACGTCGTTTTCGTTCTCGTAGACGACGAGTCGGACCTGTGGTGAAGAGCCGAGAAACGCACGTTTCTCGCTTTCCGGCGTCGAGACGAGTCGCAGATAGAACTGCCGTTGGTCACTATCGTACCCATAGGAGATCGGTATCGCGTACGGCTCGTCGTCGCGTGCGAGCGACAACACTCCGGTTTCGTGACGGGCGAGAACCGTGTCGGTCTCGTCCATCGACAGCGACGTCTGCTGATCCAGAGCCATCTGTTCGCTCGGGTCTAAACCCCTGTGGGATTAATAGTTGTCCGTCCTGTAGTGTGGCCCGAGGAGCGACTACACGGACTGCCTGTCTGGGGTGGTCTCAGAGAACGCCGTCGGCGGTACGCTCGCACTGCAGACCACACAGCCGTTCTCGACCAGGGCGTCCCGCATGGCCGTGTTCACCGGTATGGATTCGCCACACTCCGGGCAGGCGAAGGTGTACTCAGATCCACTGGTCATACCTACACGTAGGACTGGCCCCGATAAATCATGTACTCTTCCTCCAGAGCAGTGGGAATTACTCGTTCAGGCCGCGACCATCCAAATTCCCGCGTGGCTGGAAATAGAGGCCTTCATTTAACCCCCGGGTACTAACTGTTAGTACGGATGGTCGAGAACGGGGCCGCGGAGTATCGGTTCGTCTGCGAGGAGTGCGGCGAGTCCCTGGAGGTCAACGAGGCGATGCGAGAGACGCTCATCGAGAAAGGGTGCGTCATCTGTAGCGCCACCGTAACGACTGCCGAGTTTTCCACCGAGTGAACACCTCGAGGGAATAACTATAGAACCTGTCACTATTCCCCTCACTGCGACACCCGTCGTCCCTATAGCGGCATATGGTTTATGCGACTCGTTTGTGACGGAATCGGATCGTGCTCGTCGGGAGCGATCGCTATCGAACTGAACACGAACGATGGGGGCGTGCCACGACAGTCACCGGTTGCTCACTCGACGGACACGGACGAGATACTCGATCGGCCTTTTCGACCGAAATCTGTAACCCCGATAGTAGCACCTCGACCCCAGGGGTCACGGCGGAAAAACGCCACCGCTCCAGTATCGGCCGACCACCACCCGCCAAGCACGCGGCGTTTGTATATTTGGCGCAGTGGTACCATACAGCCGTGCGTAGGGCACTAATAACTCAAATATCTTTACAATATCGTCGGCGAGAGGGTAACAGAGACACAAATAAGATAGTTTATTCGCAGTACTGGGGATAACCTTTAGTCCCCGGCGTTCGATCACACGGACATGTCTACCGACGATGGTGTCGACACGTCTCGGACGAGTGTTCGGACCTACGTCCCGGCGTACCAGAAAGACGAGTGGGAGCGACAGGCCGACCGCATGGACATGAGCCTCAGCGAGTTCGTTCGCTCGATGGTGCAGGCCGGGCGTCGTGGCTTCGACGGCGGTTCCGACGACGGTGCCGACCGGGCCGGTGAGCCACCGGAGAGCGACAATGGTGATCTGGAGGGCCAGGTCGTCGCCGAACTCCGGAAGCGAGAGTGTTGCTCCTGGGACGATCTCGTGACTGCAGTAACTGACGATATAG
This Halorientalis sp. IM1011 DNA region includes the following protein-coding sequences:
- a CDS encoding AarF/ABC1/UbiB kinase family protein; protein product: MTGFVRRYLLVVARFLPFAVAFLRDRRRFLLFGGQRRLDEGAHRRRAERMRDTMLELGPAFVKVGQVLSTRPDIVPPPYADVFGTLQDEVPEDAGGDPRAVVEAELGDELDLSTLETVAGGSLAYVYTVEYRGERIALKVRRPGLKSVIERDLQVVRALVPVIGVFVDERQKFSIRNAADDFEEIIVDELDFDRERAVMQDIRNNLADDDRVVVPATYEELSSERILAMDYLTGRKITDEDAFEGVDVTPHELAERIATIYLEMGLVDGVFHADPHPGNLAVTDDGRLLIYDFGMSERLSDRVQTDIIGLYRALVRRDVHELVDALIALEVLDPGVDRAEVGRVLELVIENLEGRSEVTWRAIITELTTMLQDFPFRIPPDVMLLIRVGTVGEGVCRQLDPEFDFLVVIRQFLVEQGFIERELEGMVEEAWTDAQRSLPALTRLPARLDRTLDRLERGELVVRTERANGAPQRDRLGYAVLAGALAITASILTVQDGPFAVVAGGLGAVFLVAYLVARRNS
- a CDS encoding helix-turn-helix domain-containing protein → MSQSPTAVSSVKFADNASTDVTTVEETGRIQSVLDALHDADCRAILDATSRDALSANEVSDACDLPLSTTYRKLELLTDAGLLEERTRICTTGKHSSEYVRTVEDVVVTLGTSGEMGLEVSQHARPTSEQ
- a CDS encoding pyridoxamine 5'-phosphate oxidase family protein, giving the protein MALDQQTSLSMDETDTVLARHETGVLSLARDDEPYAIPISYGYDSDQRQFYLRLVSTPESEKRAFLGSSPQVRLVVYENENDVYRSVVAVGTLEQIPRSELTIEHVEQYGDAKRPLFEIWGKSKEDLDIQLYQLVPEELSGREVNIDEALDTA
- a CDS encoding DUF2270 domain-containing protein, producing MSDDEAPSGDDSDDVEPSRGSDRARESERDTPGRAEPLDPRVGEGLLDRDMGPSGAMAHLYRGEIHRMKLWRERLDKTTNWAVLLIAAVLTWAFSSEANPHYVILVGHAAVVMFLFIEARRYRAYDLWRSRVRKLQEHVWAVGLDPNIDLEESDWREELAADYRRPKLKISTEEAIAHRLRRVYFPLFTVLNGAWLLRVTAFAGTDWPASAAVGTIPGTLVTAVVAVLYVGALVICCRPRTWHTRGELLDADLRQDGD
- a CDS encoding DUF5805 domain-containing protein, with the translated sequence MSTDDGVDTSRTSVRTYVPAYQKDEWERQADRMDMSLSEFVRSMVQAGRRGFDGGSDDGADRAGEPPESDNGDLEGQVVAELRKRECCSWDDLVTAVTDDIESELERTLQESPRIQHSPRQGGYVLEDP
- a CDS encoding universal stress protein, translating into MRAVYATDLSEAIETAIGTRTCLECLGRYGIDTIDLVTVTSPNVTAGMPGSDVGKRTEAALERQRDLLEREGFAVETHVMRGTPHRRINGLADRVDANLVIVGSRGQSPLEQRLIGGTARNVARTSVRPLLVQRIVERDDDHEVADEHLFQRILYATDFSENAEHAFEQFDRLQTATKEALLVHVAPPKRRAGSGGVDDAEERLTDLGDDLRSRGIETTTQVREGVATDEILAAEAEFEPTTILLGARGKSPMRRLLLGSVSEDVTARANSNVLLVPPSRVR
- a CDS encoding helix-turn-helix domain-containing protein, giving the protein MSSGIRATVEFSTPDICPIVEHATEAGATVDSVATSVRPSADAESTTEFSIDEELEPESDLTTVFSHGSTRRYRLVHDDEVSCPCACLGQFGCPVTRYVAREGHLTVVFHAADYEELQAVVGELRQQFPGVDIKRFVRAPAGETGRDSVLVDRSKLTDRQLEVLETAHEMGYFENPRRANATEIADELDINPSTFREHLSAAETKLLGDLL